Proteins encoded by one window of Panicum virgatum strain AP13 chromosome 7N, P.virgatum_v5, whole genome shotgun sequence:
- the LOC120683363 gene encoding two-component response regulator ORR6-like isoform X1 has translation MGEPLGVVDLFFFSFTSQGGELLPLIDPLVQPESSHQSRSSSNGGCFAPCSVGDLTVAIAMAATAPSLAPVLSPSLSPAMAPTTPASPKASDRKVVPLTMADEVELEEKHVLAVDDSSVDKAVTVKILRSSNYRVTTVDSAARVLKGLLPDENSI, from the exons ATGGGAGAGCCGCTGGGTGTGGtggacttgttcttcttctccttcactTCACAAGGCGGAGAACTCCTTCCTTTGATTGATCCTCTTGTGCAACCCGAATCATCCCACCAGAGCAGGAGTTCATCGAATGGTGGTTGCTTCGCCCCGTGTTCGGTTGGAGATCTGACTGTCGCTATTGCAATGGCCGCGACTGCTCCATCTCTGGCGCCGGTGCTATCCCCGTCCCTGTCTCCTGCCATGGCGCCGACGACGCCTGCGTCGCCCAAGGCCAGCGATAGGAAGGTGGTGCCACTGACGATGGCCGACGAGGTGGAGCTGGAGGAGAAGCATGTGCTGGCGGTCGACGATAGTTCCGTCGACAAGGCCGTCACCGTCAAGATCCTCCGCAGCTCCAACTACAGAG TGACCACCGTCGattcggcggcgagggtgctgAAGGGCCTGCTGCCGGACGAGAACagcatttaa
- the LOC120683363 gene encoding two-component response regulator ORR6-like isoform X2 produces the protein MGEPLGVVDLFFFSFTSQGGELLPLIDPLVQPESSHQSRSSSNGGCFAPCSVGDLTVAIAMAATAPSLAPVLSPSLSPAMAPTTPASPKASDRKVVPLTMADEVELEEKHVLAVDDSSVDKAVTVKILRSSNYRV, from the exons ATGGGAGAGCCGCTGGGTGTGGtggacttgttcttcttctccttcactTCACAAGGCGGAGAACTCCTTCCTTTGATTGATCCTCTTGTGCAACCCGAATCATCCCACCAGAGCAGGAGTTCATCGAATGGTGGTTGCTTCGCCCCGTGTTCGGTTGGAGATCTGACTGTCGCTATTGCAATGGCCGCGACTGCTCCATCTCTGGCGCCGGTGCTATCCCCGTCCCTGTCTCCTGCCATGGCGCCGACGACGCCTGCGTCGCCCAAGGCCAGCGATAGGAAGGTGGTGCCACTGACGATGGCCGACGAGGTGGAGCTGGAGGAGAAGCATGTGCTGGCGGTCGACGATAGTTCCGTCGACAAGGCCGTCACCGTCAAGATCCTCCGCAGCTCCAACTACAGAG TTTGA